In Candidatus Neomarinimicrobiota bacterium, one genomic interval encodes:
- a CDS encoding DUF5659 domain-containing protein, translated as MKNVTKSITTDDLAFSAYLRMKEFPLITSNQNNGKSTFTFEIRECDTEALKVEFVNSRFLSYYNELRNLKKLL; from the coding sequence ATGAAAAACGTGACTAAATCCATTACAACAGACGATCTGGCCTTTTCGGCCTATCTGCGGATGAAAGAATTTCCACTCATCACATCAAATCAGAATAACGGCAAGAGCACTTTCACGTTTGAAATCAGGGAGTGTGATACCGAAGCGCTGAAAGTGGAGTTCGTTAATAGTCGCTTTTTGAGCTACTATAACGAATTGAGAAACTTAAAGAAACTGCTATAA